A genomic window from Streptomyces brevispora includes:
- the cmk gene encoding (d)CMP kinase encodes MSTTVETASAAARTAPAAVIVAIDGPSGTGKSSTSKAVATQLGLSYLDTGAQYRAITWWMLNNNIDVHDAMEVATAAAKPVIVSGTDPTRPTITVDGEDASGPIRTQEVTSKVSAVSAVPEVRTRITELQRTIAAGAERGIVVEGRDIGTTVLPDADIKIFLTASPEARAARRSGEVKGSDLAATKEALIKRDAADSGRKTSPLAKADDAVEVDTTELTLQQVIECVVTLVGEKQAAK; translated from the coding sequence GTGTCCACCACCGTGGAAACCGCAAGCGCCGCCGCCCGGACGGCCCCGGCCGCAGTGATCGTCGCCATCGACGGGCCCTCCGGCACCGGCAAGTCCAGCACGTCCAAGGCCGTCGCCACCCAGCTCGGCCTGAGCTACCTGGACACCGGTGCCCAGTACCGGGCGATCACCTGGTGGATGCTGAACAACAACATCGACGTGCACGACGCGATGGAGGTGGCCACCGCGGCCGCCAAGCCCGTCATCGTCTCCGGCACCGACCCCACCCGCCCGACGATCACCGTCGACGGCGAGGACGCCTCCGGCCCGATCCGTACGCAGGAGGTCACTTCCAAGGTCAGCGCCGTCAGCGCCGTCCCCGAGGTGCGCACCCGGATCACCGAGCTGCAGCGCACCATCGCCGCCGGTGCGGAGAGGGGCATCGTGGTGGAGGGCCGTGACATCGGCACCACCGTGCTGCCCGACGCCGACATCAAGATCTTCCTGACCGCTTCGCCGGAGGCGCGGGCCGCCCGCCGCAGCGGAGAGGTGAAGGGATCCGATCTCGCCGCCACCAAGGAGGCGCTGATCAAGCGCGACGCCGCGGACTCCGGCCGCAAGACCTCGCCGCTCGCCAAGGCGGACGACGCCGTGGAGGTGGACACCACCGAGCTGACGCTTCAGCAGGTCATCGAGTGCGTCGTCACCCTCGTCGGGGAGAAGCAGGCCGCGAAGTGA
- a CDS encoding prephenate dehydrogenase: protein MRTAVVIGTGLVGTSAALALAGRGIKVHLVDHDPESARTAAALGAGTDEAPEGRVDLAIVAVPPAHTASVLATAMRSGVARGYLDVASVKGGPRRELEALGVDLTPYVGTHPMAGKERSGPLAATADLFEGRPWVLTPTRDTDTEVLNLALELVALCRAVPVVMGADAHDRAVALVSHTPQLISSMVAARLEEADETAVRLCGQGIRDVTRIAASDPRMWVEILSANPGPVADVLAGVATDLEETVRALRGLQSADEDKRRAGTEGIQDVLRRGNAGRVRVPGKHGAAPASYEIVAVLISDRPGELAGIFADAGRAGVNVEDVRIEHATGQQAGLVQLMVEPSAAPGLSAALRERGWSIRP from the coding sequence GTGAGAACCGCCGTTGTCATCGGAACGGGCCTCGTCGGCACCTCCGCGGCCCTCGCCCTCGCCGGGCGCGGCATCAAGGTCCACCTCGTCGACCACGACCCGGAGTCGGCCCGGACGGCTGCCGCGCTCGGCGCGGGCACCGACGAGGCGCCCGAGGGGCGGGTCGATCTGGCGATCGTCGCCGTACCGCCGGCCCACACCGCGTCCGTGCTCGCCACCGCGATGCGCAGCGGCGTCGCCCGCGGCTACCTCGACGTGGCCAGCGTCAAGGGCGGCCCGCGCCGCGAACTCGAAGCGCTCGGCGTCGACCTCACCCCGTACGTCGGTACGCATCCCATGGCCGGCAAGGAGCGCTCCGGTCCGCTCGCCGCCACCGCGGACCTCTTCGAGGGCCGCCCCTGGGTCCTCACGCCGACCCGGGACACCGACACCGAGGTGCTCAACCTCGCCCTGGAACTGGTCGCGCTGTGCCGTGCCGTCCCGGTCGTCATGGGCGCCGACGCCCACGACAGGGCCGTCGCCCTCGTCTCCCACACCCCGCAGCTGATCTCGTCGATGGTCGCCGCCCGGCTGGAGGAGGCCGACGAGACCGCGGTACGCCTCTGCGGGCAGGGCATCAGGGACGTCACCCGGATCGCCGCCTCCGATCCCCGGATGTGGGTGGAGATCCTCTCCGCCAACCCCGGACCCGTCGCCGACGTCCTCGCCGGGGTCGCCACCGATCTGGAGGAGACCGTACGGGCGCTGCGCGGGCTGCAGTCCGCCGACGAGGACAAGCGGCGCGCGGGCACCGAAGGCATCCAGGACGTCCTGCGCCGCGGCAACGCCGGCCGGGTCAGGGTGCCGGGCAAGCACGGGGCGGCCCCCGCCTCGTACGAGATCGTGGCCGTCCTCATCAGCGACCGGCCGGGCGAGCTGGCCGGGATCTTCGCGGACGCCGGCCGGGCCGGGGTCAACGTCGAGGACGTACGGATCGAGCACGCCACCGGCCAGCAGGCCGGCCTCGTCCAGCTGATGGTCGAACCGAGCGCCGCCCCGGGCCTCAGCGCCGCCCTGCGCGAGCGCGGCTGGTCGATCCGGCCGTAG
- the aroH gene encoding chorismate mutase, translating into MAVRAVRGAVQLERDEAGHMDEQVSALLTAVLERNSLVADDLISIWFTATPDLHSDFPAAAARGIGIVDVPLICAQELDIEGAMPRVVRILAHIETYLPKSEIAHVYLGATAALRKDIAQ; encoded by the coding sequence GTGGCGGTACGAGCGGTCCGCGGAGCCGTCCAACTGGAGCGGGACGAGGCCGGACACATGGACGAGCAGGTCAGCGCCCTTCTCACCGCCGTTCTGGAGCGCAACAGCCTCGTCGCGGACGACCTGATCAGCATCTGGTTCACGGCTACCCCCGACCTGCACAGCGACTTCCCGGCGGCCGCCGCGCGCGGGATCGGTATCGTCGACGTACCGCTGATCTGCGCCCAGGAGCTGGACATCGAGGGGGCGATGCCCCGGGTGGTCCGGATCCTCGCCCACATCGAGACGTATCTCCCCAAGTCCGAGATCGCCCATGTCTACCTCGGCGCCACCGCCGCCCTTCGCAAGGACATCGCCCAGTGA
- a CDS encoding TetR/AcrR family transcriptional regulator has protein sequence MTAGSGDPRTARTRGRLREALLAACEEQPLDRVSVSETVRRAGVGRATFYLHYDDLRALAVDACAEIVRQAVDALHAWDGAPPGPDAPPAELTGLLGAVRDRAEVYRSLLGTGGGGPLGALLHEELRARSLAELGRRRPAGTGADVIASAVAGLFAGVLADWVHERIDATPAQLAGKVWRMLVAVHATAASHGQGTPTAGPFTPLR, from the coding sequence GTGACCGCGGGCAGCGGCGACCCGCGTACCGCCCGGACCCGCGGCAGGCTGCGTGAGGCGCTCCTCGCGGCGTGCGAGGAGCAGCCGCTCGACCGGGTCAGCGTCTCCGAGACCGTCCGCCGGGCCGGAGTGGGCCGGGCCACCTTCTACCTGCACTACGACGACCTGCGCGCCCTCGCCGTGGACGCCTGCGCCGAGATCGTCCGGCAGGCCGTGGACGCCCTGCACGCCTGGGACGGGGCGCCGCCGGGGCCCGACGCACCGCCCGCGGAGCTGACCGGCCTGCTGGGCGCCGTCAGGGACCGCGCCGAGGTCTACCGGAGCCTGCTGGGCACGGGCGGCGGCGGACCGCTCGGCGCGCTGCTGCACGAGGAGCTCAGGGCGCGCAGCCTCGCCGAACTCGGTCGCCGCCGCCCTGCCGGGACCGGAGCCGACGTGATCGCCAGTGCCGTGGCGGGCCTGTTCGCCGGGGTCCTCGCCGACTGGGTGCACGAGCGCATCGACGCCACCCCCGCACAGCTCGCCGGAAAGGTCTGGCGGATGCTGGTCGCCGTGCACGCCACGGCCGCGTCTCACGGACAGGGCACCCCGACGGCCGGCCCCTTCACCCCTCTACGCTGA
- a CDS encoding DUF1304 domain-containing protein, with protein sequence MQTAAQVLVALVALIHMYFLVLEMFLWDTPRGRKVFATTPEFSRQSAPMAANQGLYNGFMAAGLVWSLIAGDPVARPAQIFFLCCLVVAGVYGAATVSRKILLVQALPAAAALVLVVTAG encoded by the coding sequence ATGCAGACAGCAGCCCAGGTGCTCGTCGCGCTCGTCGCGCTGATCCACATGTATTTCCTGGTCCTCGAAATGTTCCTCTGGGACACCCCGCGCGGCCGCAAGGTCTTCGCCACGACGCCGGAGTTCTCCAGGCAGAGCGCGCCGATGGCCGCGAACCAGGGGCTCTACAACGGCTTCATGGCCGCCGGGCTCGTCTGGAGCCTGATCGCCGGTGACCCCGTCGCCCGCCCGGCGCAGATCTTCTTCCTCTGCTGCCTGGTCGTGGCCGGGGTGTACGGCGCGGCCACCGTCAGCCGGAAGATCCTCCTCGTGCAGGCGCTACCCGCCGCCGCGGCCCTCGTGCTCGTAGTGACGGCGGGCTGA
- a CDS encoding nucleotidyltransferase domain-containing protein codes for MITPSDEALVRDHTVYSCVMGSRAFGLATDGSDTDRRGVYLAPTPLFWRFDKPPAHVEGPADEQFSWELERFCELALRANPNVLECLHSPLVEQADATGRELLSLRGAFLSRQAHGTFVRYALGQRRKLDADVRQYGAPRWKHAMHLLRLLASSRDLLRTGALTIDVGAARDELLAVKRGEVAWPEVQRRMSALAEENDEAAASSPLPAEPDRARIEDFLIRARRASALAAPPAGEGSAG; via the coding sequence ATGATCACTCCCTCCGACGAGGCGCTCGTGCGCGACCACACGGTCTACTCCTGCGTGATGGGCTCGCGCGCCTTCGGGCTCGCCACGGACGGCAGCGACACCGACCGGCGGGGGGTCTACCTCGCGCCGACCCCGTTGTTCTGGCGGTTCGACAAGCCTCCGGCCCATGTCGAGGGGCCGGCCGACGAGCAGTTCTCCTGGGAGCTGGAGCGCTTTTGCGAACTGGCGCTGCGGGCCAACCCCAATGTGCTGGAGTGCCTGCACTCGCCCCTGGTGGAACAGGCCGACGCGACCGGCCGTGAACTCCTCTCGCTGCGCGGGGCGTTCCTGTCCCGGCAGGCCCACGGAACCTTCGTCCGCTACGCGCTGGGCCAGCGCAGGAAACTGGACGCGGACGTACGGCAGTACGGGGCGCCGCGCTGGAAGCACGCCATGCATCTGCTGCGGCTGCTGGCGAGCAGCCGGGATCTGCTGCGCACGGGAGCGCTCACGATCGACGTGGGCGCGGCCCGCGACGAACTGCTGGCCGTCAAACGGGGCGAGGTCGCCTGGCCGGAGGTGCAGCGGCGCATGTCCGCGCTGGCCGAGGAGAACGACGAGGCCGCCGCCTCCTCCCCGCTGCCCGCGGAGCCGGACCGGGCACGGATCGAGGACTTCCTGATCCGCGCCCGCCGGGCGTCCGCGCTGGCCGCCCCGCCGGCCGGGGAAGGTTCAGCCGGCTGA
- a CDS encoding nucleotidyltransferase domain-containing protein, translated as MPTDTTHLRNAGLPVTDLGPVIAGERHPLLFATVSGAHLYGFPSRDSDVDLRGVHLLPAEDLVGLRETEETHARTWDRDGVEMDLVTHDLRKFVRLMLKPNGYVLEQLLSPLVVHTTPLHTELVALAPTVLTRNHAHHYRGFANTQWRLFERTGELKPLLYTFRALLTGIHLMRSGEVLAHLPTLLDRVPAPAWLPGLIAAKEEAEHGEAKGVDGAAVSRGVESLHRVLDEAQAGSGLPDGPSGFDALHELVVRARLTPASAG; from the coding sequence GTGCCTACGGACACGACGCACCTCCGGAACGCCGGGCTGCCGGTCACCGACCTCGGCCCGGTCATCGCCGGGGAGCGACACCCGCTGCTGTTCGCCACGGTCTCCGGGGCGCACCTGTACGGGTTTCCCTCCCGCGACTCGGATGTGGACCTGCGGGGGGTCCACCTCCTGCCCGCCGAGGATCTCGTCGGGCTGCGCGAGACGGAGGAGACGCACGCGCGGACATGGGACCGGGACGGCGTGGAGATGGACCTCGTGACGCATGACCTCCGTAAGTTCGTCCGGCTGATGCTGAAGCCGAACGGCTACGTGCTGGAGCAGTTGCTCTCTCCGCTGGTCGTGCACACGACCCCGCTGCACACGGAGCTGGTGGCCCTCGCCCCGACCGTCCTCACCCGCAACCACGCCCACCACTACCGGGGGTTCGCGAACACCCAGTGGCGGCTCTTCGAGCGGACCGGGGAGCTGAAGCCGCTTCTCTACACCTTCCGGGCGCTGCTCACCGGTATCCATCTGATGCGCAGCGGTGAGGTGCTGGCACACCTGCCGACCCTCCTCGACCGGGTGCCGGCGCCCGCCTGGCTCCCCGGTCTGATCGCGGCCAAGGAAGAGGCCGAGCACGGGGAGGCGAAGGGCGTGGACGGGGCGGCGGTGTCCCGGGGCGTCGAGTCGCTGCACCGGGTGCTGGACGAGGCGCAGGCCGGCTCGGGGCTCCCGGACGGGCCGAGCGGGTTCGACGCGCTGCACGAGCTGGTGGTGCGGGCCCGCCTCACCCCGGCGTCAGCCGGCTGA
- a CDS encoding ADP-ribosylglycohydrolase family protein has translation MIVTRTITKQAATGALTGLALGDALGFPTEFNNVPSILAKCGPWRQMRLPNPAFVTDDTQMTLALGRGIRSAMDRGLLTPLRLVRPVRDEFVDWYHSPDNNRAPGRSCMTACRMLDSDRIWQEASQTGSKGCGANMRVAPVGLVPGLSDEQRAGAAQLQAALTHGHPTALAASDLMARAVYLLAQGAEPVGLIGQLRSYAYENSGNYLTRWLGDLWRYAGDSSPELYIQRGWEECLTALARVQDALRNPSPETDPCEATGDGWIAEEALATALHCFLLFPDEPVTALRRAACTRGDSDSLGCLTGALAGAHLGSGAWPKEWSERIEYRSDLLSLGALWDS, from the coding sequence GTGATCGTGACCAGGACCATCACCAAACAGGCCGCCACCGGCGCGCTGACCGGGCTCGCGCTCGGCGATGCGCTGGGCTTCCCGACCGAGTTCAACAACGTGCCGTCGATCCTCGCCAAGTGCGGGCCGTGGCGCCAGATGAGGCTGCCGAATCCGGCCTTCGTCACCGACGACACCCAGATGACGCTCGCCCTGGGGCGCGGCATCCGGTCCGCCATGGACCGCGGGCTGCTCACCCCGCTCCGGCTGGTGCGCCCGGTGCGCGACGAGTTCGTCGACTGGTACCACTCACCCGACAACAACCGCGCCCCGGGACGCAGCTGCATGACCGCCTGCCGGATGCTCGACAGCGACCGGATCTGGCAGGAGGCCAGTCAGACCGGCTCCAAGGGCTGCGGCGCCAACATGCGTGTCGCTCCCGTCGGACTCGTTCCCGGACTGAGCGACGAACAGCGCGCCGGAGCCGCCCAGTTGCAGGCGGCCCTCACCCACGGACACCCGACCGCACTCGCCGCGTCCGACCTGATGGCCCGCGCGGTGTACCTGCTGGCGCAGGGCGCCGAACCGGTGGGGCTGATCGGGCAGCTGCGCAGCTACGCGTACGAGAACAGCGGCAACTACCTCACGCGCTGGCTCGGCGATCTCTGGCGGTACGCGGGCGACTCCTCGCCTGAGCTCTACATCCAGCGGGGCTGGGAGGAATGCCTCACCGCGCTGGCACGCGTTCAGGACGCGCTGCGCAACCCGTCCCCGGAGACCGATCCCTGCGAGGCGACCGGCGACGGCTGGATCGCCGAGGAGGCCCTGGCCACGGCCCTGCACTGCTTCCTGCTCTTCCCCGACGAACCGGTCACCGCCCTGCGCCGTGCCGCCTGTACCCGGGGCGACTCCGACTCGCTCGGCTGTCTGACCGGCGCGCTCGCGGGGGCGCATCTGGGCTCGGGGGCCTGGCCCAAGGAGTGGTCGGAGCGGATCGAGTACCGCAGCGACCTGCTGTCACTGGGGGCGCTCTGGGACTCTTGA
- a CDS encoding NUDIX hydrolase → MSAAAPEGYDPYAFEPFAVTVDLAVFTVRDTRLHVLLVERGEDPYKGHWALPGGFVLPRESAGNAARRELAEETGLSQDTVAALHLEQLRTYSDPDRDPRMRVVSVAYTALVPDLPEPRGGGDAASARWWDAGTLGALAFDHDRILADARTRIGAKLEYTCLATAFCPPEFTLGELQQVYETVWGVELDRPNFRRKVLTTPGFVQAVEGPPRRTGGRGKPAALHRAGAATALHPPLLRPEGRST, encoded by the coding sequence ATGAGCGCCGCCGCCCCCGAGGGCTACGACCCGTACGCCTTCGAACCGTTCGCGGTCACCGTCGACCTGGCCGTCTTCACGGTCCGCGACACCCGGCTGCACGTCCTGCTCGTCGAGCGGGGCGAGGACCCCTACAAGGGCCACTGGGCGCTGCCCGGCGGCTTCGTCCTGCCCCGCGAGTCCGCCGGGAACGCGGCCCGCCGGGAGCTGGCCGAGGAGACCGGGCTGAGCCAGGACACCGTCGCAGCCCTCCACCTGGAGCAGCTGCGGACCTACAGCGACCCGGACCGCGACCCGAGGATGCGCGTCGTCTCCGTCGCCTACACCGCACTCGTACCCGATCTGCCCGAACCGCGCGGCGGCGGCGATGCCGCCAGCGCCCGCTGGTGGGACGCCGGAACACTGGGCGCGCTCGCCTTCGACCACGACCGCATCCTCGCCGACGCACGGACGAGGATCGGCGCCAAACTCGAGTACACCTGCCTGGCCACCGCGTTCTGCCCGCCCGAATTCACCCTGGGAGAACTCCAGCAGGTGTACGAGACGGTCTGGGGCGTCGAGCTGGACCGGCCCAACTTCCGGCGCAAGGTCCTCACCACGCCCGGCTTCGTCCAGGCCGTGGAAGGACCACCGCGCCGCACCGGCGGACGCGGGAAACCGGCCGCCCTCCACCGGGCGGGTGCCGCCACCGCCCTGCACCCCCCACTGCTGCGACCGGAAGGAAGAAGCACGTGA
- a CDS encoding AAA family ATPase: MKRFAHGLVLGKFYPPHAGHHHLVRTAQDRCERLTVLVCAASVESVPLADRVAWMREAHPDVTVVGAVDDTRMDLHDPAIWDAHMAVFTGAVPEPVDAVFSSESYGDELARRFGAESVCVDPGRTVFPVSGTAVREDPAGCWDFLEPPVRAALTRRVVVLGAESTGTTTLARALAAHYRRRGGIWALTGYVAEYGREFSEQKLAALRARRPRAQWEDVAFTTDDFPLIAEVQNAREEAAARTGSPVLICDTDSFATTVWHERYVGGRNPLVERTADRAGHHLWLLTGHEGVAFEDDGLRDGEELRPWMTDRFRAELTRTGRNFIEITGSRQERLATAVEAVDALLAKGWDFAAPLPERR; the protein is encoded by the coding sequence ATGAAGCGTTTCGCGCACGGGCTGGTACTCGGCAAGTTCTACCCGCCGCACGCCGGTCACCACCACCTCGTCCGCACCGCCCAGGACCGCTGCGAGCGGCTCACCGTGCTGGTCTGCGCCGCCTCGGTGGAGTCCGTCCCGCTCGCCGACCGGGTCGCCTGGATGCGCGAGGCGCACCCGGACGTGACGGTGGTGGGCGCCGTCGACGACACCCGGATGGATCTCCACGACCCGGCGATCTGGGACGCCCACATGGCGGTCTTCACCGGGGCGGTGCCCGAGCCGGTGGACGCCGTCTTCAGCTCGGAGTCGTACGGGGACGAACTCGCCCGCCGCTTCGGCGCCGAGTCCGTCTGCGTCGACCCTGGCCGCACGGTCTTCCCGGTCTCCGGTACCGCCGTGCGCGAGGACCCGGCGGGCTGCTGGGACTTCCTCGAACCGCCGGTACGGGCCGCGCTCACCCGCCGCGTCGTCGTCCTGGGTGCCGAGTCCACCGGCACCACCACCCTGGCCCGCGCCCTCGCCGCCCACTACCGCCGACGCGGCGGCATCTGGGCGCTCACCGGCTACGTCGCCGAGTACGGGCGCGAGTTCAGCGAACAGAAGCTGGCCGCGCTGCGCGCCCGGCGGCCCCGGGCCCAGTGGGAGGACGTCGCCTTCACCACCGACGACTTCCCATTGATCGCCGAGGTCCAGAACGCCCGGGAGGAGGCGGCCGCCCGCACCGGATCCCCGGTGCTCATCTGCGACACCGACTCCTTCGCCACCACGGTGTGGCACGAGCGGTACGTCGGCGGACGCAACCCGCTCGTCGAGCGCACGGCCGACCGGGCCGGCCATCACCTGTGGCTGCTGACCGGCCACGAGGGCGTCGCCTTCGAGGACGACGGGCTGCGCGACGGCGAGGAGCTGCGTCCCTGGATGACCGACCGCTTCCGCGCCGAACTCACCCGTACCGGAAGGAACTTCATCGAAATCACCGGAAGCCGCCAGGAGCGCCTGGCTACCGCCGTCGAGGCGGTCGACGCCCTGCTCGCCAAGGGCTGGGACTTCGCCGCACCCCTCCCGGAACGGCGATGA
- the pnuC gene encoding nicotinamide riboside transporter PnuC, with protein MSLADVLDPLQQPLVTVLDTPVSWTEVLGFGSGALCVRLVARQHLANWPIGIANNLFFILLFAQSGLYADAGLQIVFIALAAYGWWTWTHGGGPGADGLPVRSTTRAEWALLFAAGVVGTLALTVLLDRATDSTVPFWDALTTALSLAATYGQCRKLVESWWLWIAADVVYIPLYAYKELYLTSLLYAGFLMLCLIGLRNWRRDLTRRQRGPAEVVA; from the coding sequence GTGAGTCTCGCGGACGTCCTCGATCCCCTGCAGCAGCCCCTGGTCACCGTCCTGGACACCCCGGTCAGCTGGACCGAGGTGCTGGGATTCGGCAGCGGGGCGCTGTGTGTCCGGCTCGTGGCCCGCCAGCACCTCGCCAACTGGCCGATCGGAATCGCCAACAACCTCTTCTTCATCCTGCTGTTCGCCCAGTCCGGCCTGTACGCCGACGCCGGGCTCCAGATCGTCTTCATCGCCCTTGCCGCGTACGGCTGGTGGACCTGGACCCACGGGGGTGGACCAGGGGCGGACGGCCTGCCGGTGCGGAGTACCACCCGCGCCGAGTGGGCCCTGCTGTTCGCGGCAGGGGTGGTGGGGACCCTCGCGCTGACCGTGCTGCTGGACCGGGCCACCGACTCGACGGTGCCCTTCTGGGATGCCCTGACCACCGCACTGTCGCTGGCGGCGACGTACGGGCAGTGCCGGAAACTCGTCGAGTCGTGGTGGCTGTGGATCGCCGCCGACGTGGTGTACATCCCGCTCTACGCGTACAAGGAGCTCTACCTCACCTCACTCCTGTACGCCGGCTTCCTGATGCTGTGCCTGATCGGCCTGCGCAACTGGAGGCGTGATCTCACCCGCCGGCAACGCGGGCCCGCGGAGGTCGTGGCATGA
- a CDS encoding pseudouridine synthase: MRSSGRNSGSGSGGGRSGGGTGGRSGGSSSGGRSGSSGGGARSGGRNNIGTGRNSNPNPRVSGSERDDKQEQRARRPRPEERRYDVGNDKPGGDGGTRKGRGAAARGGAKGGPKAATGGAKSGGRRAPYGAPARPRELDAKIEQRNRDRYADKPEIKTPRTNPGAEEEGERLQKVLARAGMGSRRSCEELIDQSRVEVNGEIVVEQGMRVDVNRDEIKVDGLTVATQSYLFFALNKPAGVVSSMEDPDGRQCLGDYVTNRETRLFHVGRLDTETEGLIMLTNHGELAHRLTHPRYGVKKTYLAAIQGPLPRDLGKRLKDGIQLEDGYARADHFRVVENTGKNYLVEVTLHEGRKHIVRRMLAEAGFPVERLVRTGFGPIPLGDQKSGWLRRLTNTEVGMLMREVGL; the protein is encoded by the coding sequence ATGCGAAGCAGTGGCAGGAACAGCGGAAGCGGCAGCGGCGGCGGCAGGAGCGGCGGCGGTACCGGCGGCAGGAGCGGCGGCAGCAGCAGCGGCGGCAGGAGCGGCAGCAGCGGCGGCGGAGCCAGGAGCGGCGGCAGGAACAACATCGGCACCGGCAGGAACAGCAACCCGAACCCCCGGGTTTCCGGCTCCGAGCGTGATGACAAGCAGGAGCAGCGCGCCCGTCGGCCCAGGCCCGAGGAGCGCCGCTACGACGTCGGCAACGACAAGCCGGGCGGCGACGGCGGCACCCGCAAGGGCCGCGGCGCGGCGGCCCGCGGCGGCGCCAAGGGCGGCCCGAAGGCGGCGACGGGCGGCGCCAAGAGCGGCGGCCGTCGTGCCCCGTACGGCGCCCCGGCACGCCCGCGCGAGCTCGACGCCAAGATCGAGCAGCGCAACCGCGACCGGTATGCGGACAAGCCCGAGATCAAGACGCCCAGGACCAACCCGGGCGCCGAGGAGGAGGGCGAGCGCCTGCAGAAGGTGCTGGCCCGCGCCGGAATGGGCTCGCGCCGCTCGTGCGAGGAGCTGATCGACCAGTCCCGCGTCGAGGTGAACGGCGAGATCGTCGTCGAGCAGGGCATGCGCGTCGACGTGAACAGGGACGAGATCAAGGTCGACGGCCTGACCGTGGCCACCCAGTCGTACCTCTTCTTCGCGCTGAACAAGCCGGCCGGCGTCGTCTCCTCCATGGAGGACCCGGACGGCCGCCAGTGCCTCGGCGACTACGTCACCAACCGTGAGACGCGTCTCTTCCACGTCGGCCGGCTGGACACCGAGACCGAGGGCCTCATCATGCTCACCAACCACGGCGAGCTGGCCCACCGTCTCACCCACCCCCGGTACGGCGTGAAGAAGACCTACCTGGCAGCCATCCAGGGACCGCTCCCGCGCGATCTGGGCAAGCGGCTCAAGGACGGCATCCAGCTGGAGGACGGGTACGCCCGCGCCGACCACTTCCGCGTCGTCGAGAACACCGGCAAGAACTACCTGGTCGAGGTGACCCTCCACGAGGGCCGCAAGCACATCGTCCGCCGGATGCTGGCCGAGGCCGGTTTCCCGGTCGAGCGGCTCGTCCGGACCGGGTTCGGACCGATCCCGCTGGGCGACCAGAAGTCGGGCTGGCTGCGCCGGCTCACCAACACCGAAGTGGGCATGCTGATGCGTGAGGTCGGTCTGTAG
- the scpB gene encoding SMC-Scp complex subunit ScpB, translating into MSEQDVTGSTVAGLDLRPALEAVLMVVDEPATEEHLAKVLERPRRAVADALRELADEYTVQRRGFDLRLVAGGWRFYTRPEYAAAVEGFVLDGQHARLTQAALETLAVVAYRQPVSRSRVSAVRGVNCDGVMRTLLQRGLVEEAGAEPETGAILYRTTNYFLERMGLRGLDELPELAPFLPEADAIEAETLEGVPSFDPDAPDTPDTHADDKTEF; encoded by the coding sequence ATGAGCGAGCAGGACGTCACCGGCTCCACCGTCGCGGGCCTCGATCTCAGGCCCGCCCTGGAGGCCGTCCTCATGGTCGTCGACGAACCGGCCACCGAGGAGCACCTGGCCAAGGTGCTGGAGCGGCCCAGACGGGCCGTCGCCGACGCCCTGCGCGAGCTGGCCGACGAGTACACCGTCCAGCGCCGCGGCTTCGACCTCAGGCTGGTCGCGGGCGGCTGGCGGTTCTATACCCGCCCGGAGTACGCGGCGGCGGTCGAGGGCTTCGTCCTGGACGGCCAGCACGCCCGTCTCACCCAGGCGGCGCTGGAGACTCTCGCGGTGGTCGCGTACCGGCAGCCGGTGAGCCGTTCACGGGTCTCCGCGGTGCGCGGCGTGAACTGCGACGGGGTCATGCGGACCCTGCTGCAGAGGGGGCTGGTGGAGGAGGCGGGCGCGGAACCCGAAACAGGTGCGATCCTGTACAGGACGACGAACTACTTTCTGGAGCGAATGGGCCTGCGTGGCCTGGACGAGCTCCCGGAGCTCGCGCCCTTCCTCCCCGAGGCGGACGCGATCGAGGCTGAGACGCTAGAGGGTGTGCCGTCGTTCGATCCGGACGCACCGGACACCCCGGATACTCACGCAGACGACAAGACGGAATTTTGA